In Festucalex cinctus isolate MCC-2025b chromosome 17, RoL_Fcin_1.0, whole genome shotgun sequence, the genomic stretch aaatatatatattgtttcttagaaaaataaaacaatttaaaacaaatgtttggggtaaaaatgcatttttataaaGCTACATAACACATTGCTCAAATAGTTGTCAAAATATGAGATTTTATTCAGTTTTGTTGCATGTATTTTAAGATTTCACCAACACTGGAGAGAATATGCAAAACGACATTGATCCTTTCAAATACAtctttttatttgataataTGGAATATTTCTGTCCTTTTTCACTGGACATACACAAAGCATCAGACACATGCACGGTggtctattattattatcatcatctttattattattcacacaaggaaaaaaaaaaaaaaaaaaaaagaaaaaaaaaaaagaatattcttTCTTCACTCTCACGGTGCTCCAGCGCAAGAGGACCTTGCCTCGACGGCTAAACACATTTAAGACAacgaatggaaataaaaaaaaaatgtaaaaaaaaaaaatgtaaaaaaaaaaaaaaaatctaccaaaaacacacaaaaaccagTAACAGAatggaaatttgaatttaaattatGCCTCTAATACTCCTttacatatatactgtatataaacaatCACTTCCCAATTTATCAGGTacgccttgaaaaaaaaacaaaaaaacttagcattactttttttttctttgatgctCGTTTATAGCGATACAGTGGATTTATAACGGGAAATTATGATCAGTTCCAAACTCCAATCAACACAAAACCGTCAGGAAAGAtggaaaatgtcaggaaaagcctactagaacatatGAACTTTACTTCATCAGAGGCGCTGCAAATAGTAGCAGCTGCGTTATGACTCCTAATTTTCCATAAGTTTGAATGTAATCAACCCTGCATTCCACAGCTAtaaaagggtgtgcacacttatgcaaccccCCCCCTTCAAATATCAATTGAGTTGTGCAAGTTATTAGTCACACTAGTGAAACAAGCTTTTGCAATGGTTCATCTTGGTGAGAATTTTTAGAACTAAAACCTGATGttagaacaggggtgtgcagactttttagATCCACTGTATATATTCAAATTGGGTGTTAAACTAcattgtgtttaatttattttttttatccatttcattgttgttgtttttttatctcaGCGTGCAGTACCTTTTAAAATGGAAAGTACCTGTttgcaatattgttaaaaaaaaaaaaaaaaaaaaaaaaaaaaaatctttgcataTAAAGCAGCGCTGCGTCCTAAAAGGCTGTAAGAAAGCTTTGGCGAGTAACTTGGCAAACGGTGAAAATGCACATACAATCAAAAACCTTAGACATTAAAATTagcagtgaatttttttttttttgtcactcaaTTCAAGGCTCTGCTCTGGGGAAGCGTGCAATATTAAACATAATACTACGGATACTAATACTTGTAATTGTAACATCAGTGTTCAGGCCTTTCTGTACGTGAACGCTTTCTCGAGAAAAGTGCAAATCTAGTTAACTAATGCagtaaataattcataaaaataatactaataggtCAAGTCAGGACAAAAACACGTATGCGCTGCGGATTTGAACATTAGTTGATTTCATACGCTCCAAAAATATAACACTTGCTACGGTAATTCTTGTtcccatttaacatgaattTCAGTACAGAACATGAAACGAGAGGTTTAagatcttatttttgttttaaggcCTGTAtcgaatagggatgtaacgataatggcaatattgtgatattaaaactgccacgatatatcgtcgtcgtcatgtcacgatattaaaagcaggcgcatctgttaaaaaaaaagaaaaaacaagtcaggttgatttccatttgtgcaattctagcaccctctggttgctagtttttttttagcgcagtttaattttcacaaggcatgttttggcccttctatgttgaaaatccatgataatggtcagatgaaggtgaaTGTATAATATGGTTGAGAACTTGGtcagtatgtggaggaactcaatttattctatttattaatttatcatttaattgtattaattttatttaaaaaatggtttcaatgtattgtaatgcttgtattagtgcctctatatatatatatatatatatatatatatatatatatatgataaattatataattttgtgtttttgtttttttacaacattctGACCTTTtgcatcgccaacctccccataatatcgtgctaattatcatatcgtgatgtttggatatcgttacatccctagcaggGCTGCactggcaccaaaaaaaaaaaaagaaataaaaaaaataaaaaattaaataaaaaatgggccctggcattttgacttaggcccACCAACGCGACTCTTGCCTAACATATAGTTCTGCCattgatgtttattgatgatgtattttgctatctatattcaaaatggattaatggactgGTCCTTCCAAATTGTGGGCTAAaatgtagggggaaaaaaattaaaaagcactgaATCGGCCAcaaaagaggccggcccaccgggcatctgccctgtataccagatggccagtccagccccgaTACCTAGTATCTCATGGATGTTTATACTGTTCAGGACTCATCGAAGCCGTCTCCACGGCAACGAGACCATATGTTTGGCGAGCTGGAGATACTGTGCATAGTTTGGGGCCCGGATGACTTGCATCAGTTCACCGACTCGGCTGAAATGCTGCAGGCTTACATGGTTCGGATTTATCAGTAAACCGATTCTAATTAGCAGACTTGGCTGACTTGACTCGTTTCCATTCCGAGTTGACCGTAATTCATGGAAAATGGGAGCAAGCAAACTTGTATCTTGTCTGGTCATGTACATTCACACCATAGACTGGTCCAGTGAGTTGTTTATCAGCAAACAAAAATGCTGAGTCGTGTTTTGAAAGAAGACTAGCCTGACATGGGCGCACtttaaaaaggacaaaaaatgtgttttaaaaaaaaaaaaaaaaaaaaaaaaaaggcaacttgGAATTTCGGCTTTGGATGAAATGGACAACGAGGTCATTGATGTGTAACATCTTTCTTTCGATCGATTGGtttggactttaaaaaaaagctttagaGGAAGTGCTAGTCgctacaaaacaataaaataaaaataaaaagtaaaagttgTGTCCTCCTGACGCCAGCCTCAGGAGGAATATACATCACTTGACCAGTCTCATACCTCAAACGCGACAACAACAAATAACCctcattttggtttaaaatggaaacagagaggctacagattctttttttttctcccccctctAAATCAAAATGGCCTGATGTTGGTTTTTCCGTGACGGGGTGTGCATTGATACTTTCAGGCCCGAGCGGCGGGGCCTCCCCTAGGGATCCTCGGCGTCCAGGAACTCCTTCTTGGGCGGGGCCACGCCGCGGTACCAGGAGCAGGATCCGTCGGCGCGCTTGACGCAGGCGTAGTGGTTGGCCTGGCGCCCGTAAACCTGCTTCTCGATCATCAGGTCCGTCCACAGGCACTCCTCGGGGGCCGAGATCTCGCAGGGAAGCGAGGGGCAGCGTACGATCTGCAGCCCCACCACAAaacggacactttttttttttaattttttttttagcatgcacGAACGAGTCTCACAGAACAGAAGTGTGGCCAATTTTGGTTCAAAGGGATCCAACTCCAAAAGTTCCAGAGTTTAATGAATTGTTGGTGTATGTCCCAGACCTGTCCTGGAGATgactaaagcttttttttttttttttttttttttttttttaaatatattatatatatacacattatatatttattaatatatattatatatatatatattatatattaattaatatatttaaaatcaaaattataatatttttcattaatcttctttttgaaatataatttatatattgatttagctttcttaactcattcactgccattgacggaaaaagacgtcaatgatgcattttttgctgggctggcagtgaacgtGTTAAGAGATTTTTattgaaacaaacaaattacTATTAAATATTTAGTCactctaaaatgtatttaaaaaattatattataagccaggggtgtccaaactttttcatttgagggccacttacagaaaatcagagggacgcaacgttcattttttttattttcgccAAAATAATATTGTCATATTCAGATTATACTGTTGATCACTATCATATACTGgaatgatttttcattttttcattgttttattgATAAAAGCAAAATTTTTGATTGATCGatcatttaatatttaatttaatatttatcaTTCCAGTTGtacatacacagtaaattctataAAGTAAATTTTATTCTAAACAgaatctatttggtcccactctaaaaagtgtcaaatttacatttggaagtacagtaaaatattcagagtaaatatTACTCAAAGTATTCTTAGCGTGTACGAGAGAATTGGCTTATTCCATGAAAAAACACTTAAAGATTTTTCTTTCACTCTGaaattctaagtacattttactagtttatttaaaaaaaaacaaaaaaaaaaaaacaaaaaaaaaaaaacgaacgaacccacgaccttcagcttggaagACTAAACTATGATTGTagtgaaacatttttaaaaagaagtgCATATGTTAAAAAGCATATCATCAACGCCTATATGTCCAATTTCACATtggatttgcttttttttttttttttttttttttttaacaaaacaaattactGACCAATTTAAAGTGGATAGAAATAGaaaatgcaatgttaatgaCAACCATGGTGGGTTTTCTGGACTTctgaaaagtgatttttttttttttttttttgggagtgaTGTGaggagtaacaaaaaaaaaaaaaaaaaaaaaaaaaaccttaccttGCACTCGCAGCCCATCTGGTAGCGTTGGCTGAGACTCTTCTTCTGGGTGTTGCTCAAGGAGTCCCAGAGCATAATGTAATCACACAGCGTCACGTGCATTTGCCCGCCGGCGTCGGCCTTTCCTGCAAAAAAGGACAAGAGCGGACGACaaatcaacttttttatttttttttatttttttttttagcttttgaaACATCTGCCGAGTTTGCAATATTCTCGTCTGCGGAGCCTGCTGCTCTCATAGGACGACACTCCTTGCAGCTGCAGCGAGGATGAGTCATGCAGCATCAAATAGCAATATTAGGTCTGGAACGGTATACGTGTTTTCATTGTGATATTCTTTCTTCCTTCTTTAGTCAGGGACAGGAAATGTCATCGCCTTGTGCACTGGCCACGTGTACTCAGTAAACAAACACAGTGCAGCTCAGCCTCTGGTGAGCAGACATCACTGCTCGCAacctttcaaatgtatttaaaaaagcaaacgccaaaaaaaaaaaaaaaaagatgaaatttTAAGAGAAAGGTGTATTTTTGTACTCGTGTTTCATATTTTGGTGTGCTTAATGTGCAAGAACATTGATCAGGGGTGAGCGAATATTGGTCCAGGGTCCACATCCAGACCATTCTTTCACTagcgttttttaataaataataaaataagaaattgaGTTGAGCATTAGGTagatgctttgtttttttttaagttttattcaGTGCAATAAAATAATTTGCTAATTGACTcactgtaaataataaaataactaccAGTATCAGTTATTTctatattaaatatttggttaatattgaaattagcAAAATGGGAATTTgcaatcattttctttttttatgttttttttttttttattcagtgtaATAACATTTGCTAATTGACTCACTGTAAATAAAATGACGAGTTATTTctatattaaatatttggttaatattgaaattagcAATAAGatacaaaatgtgaattttttaataatttttatttatttatttaattattttatttatttattttttaatgaattgacCTGAACTCAAAGATCAAATGCAAGCCTTGAGCATAAAAAGAAATCCAACACAGACTTTAATGACTTACCAATTAGGGCTTcaactaatgattattttataaatcaattaatcctttgattattttggtgatgagtgggatttaaaaaaaataaataaataaaaataaatttaattttaccCCCTTTAAtcaaaaacaggtcactttttCAAATTGAACAGTGTAGAAAATCTGCAAATGATTCATTTACTGGTTCGGTcattaacggaaaaaaaaaaaaaataataataaaaaaaacaaaaataattaaaaaaataataataaaaattaaaaaaataaaaaaagaacagaaaaaaagttgatCATTGTTTTTGATGTTTGAGGACAATTGAAATCAGACCAAAAATAATGATCTACTGGCAGTATTATGTGATTCCCTCCACTACAATCAACAAATACACACCGGAGATCAAGTACTCCTTCTTGCCGCTAGCGTCCAGGGTGACGCCGCACACGGCCGACACGGGTGCGGTGAAAATGGTGTCGATGTCCTGATTGGGTCCCTTGAACATCTGCGGTGGGggggaggaaaaataaaaaataaaaaatttgaacaTGAAGCTTTGAGGACACATCAAACGCAATAGGCTTGCGACGACCTTGATCTGCTTGACGTCATACTGAATCCTCTTGATGGGGTTCCCATAGATGTCGTTTCCAGAGTCCACCTCGCGCTCGCCGACCACCTTCGCTCGGATCACTGTTCAAGAAAACAGACGGTTTAGTACatttgtatccgtttccgttttgcagcaattagcattagaattcacattcctggtgaaaacacttgacaaaaagggcttgttgcaacatggccctggctgatctcttatactctgctgccaccttatggccgttttttgtaataactaccattactttaagccacatattcacatcaggagccgcatcaaagcctttgGTATGCTCTTTcataaaaacgtgtaaacacggtTTTGGGAGGGGTggatacagtatttaaaaacgtttttacacgtttttgggattgaacgaGTTAATCATGAAAATCATGCTGTGGGATTTTTAACATTGCATTATGACTGACGCTTCCTGCTTCCAGACATGACCAGCTGAACTGGAGATGCTATGATGACTAAAAAAGGTTTTTCATTCTACTCTATTTAAAGAACCTGAAAGCTGATACGAACACAGTGTGCGCGTGTTTGACGACGTCCCGCTTCAACTATGCTTACGACATTAAATTCTCAATGGAAAATGTGAGCAAGAGAGTCAAGGAAAAACAATCAGAAGTGGATGAAATACACAGAGACATTCACTGAGCCACACTCAAGTTTGTTAACATCACACTCACTACGCTGCCCCACATGAGAAAGAAAGGACAACTACTCTgtattatatataaaacaaaacagcagcgtAAGCAAGGGTTCAAATTACATccattgatgtcatttttacaacACTGTGAAGTGCTTTCATGTGAACTTTCCGCAAGCTCCTTCAAGCATTTTGTACAGGTTGAATAATGCTCAACTTTATATACTTGGAACCGTCAGCGTTTTCAGTCCCACTCCGCAAATATTCAGCACACGAGTGTGGTTGTACCTGGCTGGCGCTCCGGCCTGCATTCCtctccgttttttttccccccctcctgcTCTCACTTCCTGACCTCATTTTGAGTTGCATTCTAACGAGCAGAGGATCGACGACGGGGGTGCTAAGATGACAGGAAGTTGCTGTTAAAATTAGCAGTGTCGGCAAGATACACAAGATAAATGTAGTAGCCCAGCACGTGTAAAGTTTAAGATGAAGCACCTGAACACAACCCCCCAAAACTAATAAGTAGTTGAATGGTATAATCAACCAAGCCATgtaaaaaaatgtctcaaggATCCATATCCAAAATTGAAAaggaagtcagacattttggcgtgaagcagccattttggggctCATACTCGGATGAACGTCGACAACGGGATTCACACAAATGAGTTCTAATCAGGTACACTAGATGAATTGGCCACGCTAAATTGCGAACCACAGAGGATGAAGATGACTACTTGAACTGTAGAAGATCTAAATCGACACAATCATGGTAGACAAACCGTACAAGATGTCAGACACATAAGATGACAATGTGATCCATAGAAGCAAACCACAGGCAGCAATTGTAGAAGAAGACAACAGAATCCAACAAAGATTTTGCAAACTAGAAGACTAACTGTAGAAGAGAGCAACGCAAATCGTAGAAGACTATACGAACTGTAGAAACCGAAGACTGAAGAAGCTAAAGAACTGCACAAACAGAAGATGTGAAACAGAAGACACCAATGTAGAAGAGGATGATACAAAGCACAGATAAGTGGGCAAAACAATGTGAAGTAGAAGACGCAAACTGAGGCACAGGACGATGCAACGTCGTGAACGGAGAGACTGTAAAATGTAGAAGACGCAAACTAATGAAGAGTAACTATGCCAGGTAGAAAGTCTCCGCAAAACGTAAATTCCAGAATTAGGTTGAGAATAGTATGACGCCAACTGTAGAAAACCCAATATAGAGGACACAAACAGTATAAGATGTGACTCAATAGACAATGAAGAACCCATAGAAGAACCACAGAAGATGAACGTTGTAGAACACGAACTGAACCGTGGAAGAAAAAGATGATGGGAACGGCAGAAGACATCACAAACCATCAAAAACAAGTCATAGAAGACGAAGCAAGAGTCATACGTAGAAAAGACAAGAATTTAGAGGGACTTTGGACAGACCTAGTCACAGTGGAGTCTACAGACTGCAGATCAAACACCACAAGGTCATGTGATCTGCGCCACACCGCCAATCCAACAGCAAACCACCGAGTGACCCACATTTCGCTTGTTAGCGTTCTCAGGATGCGGCGGAATGACTCAGATTTTGATTTTGGACAACTTTTCCATGCACAAAGTCCCCCGCCACCCCACTGCACCACAGCCCCCTCCTCCAATcagcccaccaccaccaccatgacGACCCTCTTCCTTTTCCACATGTTGAGCCAATTACATCAGGCTGCGCTAAAGCTAAAACGTCAGCTGTAATTTCTGTCATGTCAGCTGTATGCCATCTGCAATGCTAATGTACAACAGCAGCGTGTTAACAAACccctttattttgaaatacaccATCCTGGTATGGACTTCCTCCTTTACTACTTACGCTCACCTAAAGTTAAATGGTGAAACTTAAAAGTTCCTCTTTGTGAAAGGTGGATGTTGCATCATTTCAGACATCAGTAGAATTAGCCTTTACTTCAGCATGTTTGACTTCCCCGCGTCTTCAAGTTATTTCTCTGCCCTGCGAGGCAGTTTATAGTATCTTTTGTACATTTGTTTGACTTCCTGTTCCTGCCAATTAATTTCACTATACTTTGAGGAACGATTATAGTAAGAGTGAGATTAAGCTAATAGGAGTAACTGTTTAGTAGTCTTTAgtgtacatttgtttgtttatagatAAACATGTTTCGTAGTTCTACTTTGAGGACTTAGTATAGTAAGAGTGAGATTAAGCTAATAGGAGTAACTTTTGTAGTATTTAgtgtacatttgtttgtttataaacAAACATGTTTCGTAGTTCTTTCAGTGTCCTGAGTGAACATTTTCCGCCATGTCTCCCTGTTTATTTAGCCGGCTAAtgagcattaaatttaaatgttaAGCAGTCAGTCAATAGCCCAGCTAGGCAGTGTTTCAACGTATTTGTCTTTGTTACTTCGCTGCCAGCCTCTCATGCCGTCACAG encodes the following:
- the LOC144004831 gene encoding metalloproteinase inhibitor 2-like, with the translated sequence MSLSVNGVLCTLALLLVWRAEELAEACSCAPVHPQQAFCNADVVIRAKVVGEREVDSGNDIYGNPIKRIQYDVKQIKMFKGPNQDIDTIFTAPVSAVCGVTLDASGKKEYLISGKADAGGQMHVTLCDYIMLWDSLSNTQKKSLSQRYQMGCECKIVRCPSLPCEISAPEECLWTDLMIEKQVYGRQANHYACVKRADGSCSWYRGVAPPKKEFLDAEDP